The proteins below come from a single Pseudanabaena sp. BC1403 genomic window:
- a CDS encoding zinc ribbon domain-containing protein, whose amino-acid sequence MTETRTYQIPEIDLNELADNLQDWYKSKNFTVQKLTVDGGGVLVQASQGGWRDVVGISSSLNVVLRQNESTLLVEIGAGKWLDKAAVGAVGVFFLWPLAVTNAWGVWKQSQLPKQTYDFIQKAIDMKVAAQYTPSTQSLLPQLGALNDSTNSFKFCPACGNSVGENDRFCSKCGHTLT is encoded by the coding sequence ATGACCGAAACAAGAACCTATCAAATTCCAGAAATTGATTTGAATGAACTTGCAGATAATTTGCAGGATTGGTATAAATCTAAGAATTTTACTGTCCAAAAGTTAACTGTTGATGGAGGAGGGGTTTTAGTCCAAGCTAGCCAAGGTGGCTGGCGAGATGTCGTCGGCATTTCCTCTTCGCTTAATGTTGTACTGCGCCAGAATGAATCAACTTTATTGGTAGAGATTGGCGCTGGTAAATGGTTGGACAAGGCAGCAGTGGGCGCAGTTGGAGTGTTTTTTCTATGGCCTTTGGCTGTCACTAATGCTTGGGGCGTATGGAAACAGAGTCAATTACCGAAACAAACCTACGACTTTATTCAAAAAGCTATTGATATGAAAGTGGCTGCTCAATATACTCCATCTACGCAATCATTACTACCCCAACTTGGTGCACTTAATGATTCAACTAATTCTTTCAAGTTTTGCCCAGCTTGTGGAAACTCGGTGGGTGAGAACGATCGCTTCTGCTCTAAATGCGGACATACTCTTACATGA